ACCCTCAGTTTTTAAATTGGCTGGAGTAGCAGCTGCCCTTTTTAGCTGAAGCTAGACTCCTCAGTGTAAAACAGCTCCTTCTTCTAGTTTGTTTCACTTCTGATCCTCTAAACCCATTACTCTCCTGGTCCctgaaggcatttgagtttgCTACCCCAATCAATATACTTACTTCTTTTTACTATGCTATTACTTCCTTTTActatcatttcaaatatttaaaatacagcatAAGTTAGAACTTCACAGATAATCAAATGACATTATCCATTCTTTAGGTCTGACCAATATACACACTTTAATCTTTAATACAGTAATGACGTGCATACaaattgaaaatgtttaaataacaCTGAAATTTAGATTAATCCTCCGTTTAGGCCTTTGCTTATCTGATCTATTAAGACAAAAGCGGAAACAAACAAAGTGCAGTGTAGTCAGGCCTCGCCAATGGAAACAGCTGATTTCCAACATCAAATGATCAAATATCACTTCAATGAGGAAACAACTTTGTCAGACCTTCTCATAAATTCTGGTGCAGACCACGTCCTTCATCttacattccttaaaaaaaaagagagattaattGAATATCTAAAACTCAAACTAGGTGACAGCAAATTTGTAATAATAACAGACATTATAAGCAATCTCATAAGATTAaactcagaaagaaataaaatatcggTATGTCAGTCTCCAGGAATTTGGAATCATGACCATTGAAACAGGGGAAACAGTTTTAAATCTGATCTAAGTTACATcagaggcatatatatatatatattttttgtagtacacgggcctctcactgtcgcggcctcgccgttgcggagcacaggctccggacgtgcaggctcagcggccatggctcacgggcccagccgctctgcggcatgtgggatcttcccggaccggggcacgaacccgtgtcccctgcatcggcaggcagactctcaaccactacgccaccagggaagccccaggggtaTATTTTTTAAGTGGCAAGTTTTCATGCATAATTGGCACAGATTTAAATCTActaaaacagtggttttcaaaactATCTGCACATCTGCATTATCTGGGGaacatttaaaatactgatgGCTCCTCCTCCCCCAAGAGATGTGCAGGCAGTTGATCTGTATTGGGGCCCCCATACTGGTATTTACTCCCCATGTAAATCTGCTGTGGAGCTAAGGATAACGCTCCTCTGTACTAAAGAAAAGAATGTTCCAAGAACTACATAAATCTATCTATGGTCGATGTGTGTGTTGATTAGTAAGAACAGAACCtgagacttaaaaaaattgttagagGTCATCTCATATAACCTTTGTCATCATTTTTACCTGCCAACTACAAAAGGTCTCCAATGGCCTCAGCTTGAGTTGTTGACATGTTTTAGTCCAAGTTACCATGGATTCTTGAAAACAAAATGCTTAGCTATCTACAAATATTCTACAATCGACTGGGGATGTGCTTTGCTTTTAAAACTtagatttgcttttctccttgTGTGTCTAAATTAATGAGGTTtacccatactttttttttttatcatttttaggtGTTGTTATTTCTAAGATAACAAATGAGTTGTATCATTTCTAAATTCTTGAATCTGAACCTGAAGTACCTGTAGATGAGTCTTTATAGTTCAAAGATCACCCAAACATTAACTCTGATTTTATTCTTAGCCATTCTTATCCATTTGTATTGCaaggaaaagagaatattttgaaaataatataaccattttctctatttaaatggctatatttatgtatttagagTAAAATTACTCTTACCACTACCATTTTTCCATCCACCAACTTTCTCTTTATTGTTGTCTCTTTGCCATTCCATTTCTGTACTTGATTCAACGAGCCTCTTGTCAAAGTTACAACGCTCTGCAAAGACAGGTTTACATAATTGACTTGCTTGGACTTTGGTTGAGTAAAGAAGCAGTTCATTCAGTATTGAATCATTTTCATAACAGATGTTTTATGAGGCACGTTCATTTTTCAACAGAAGGGAGTGGTCTACCCTTTTGAATACTAGCAGGAGTAATCTTCTCTCTCAAAGTAGTAGATTGGACCAAATTTGAAGAGAAACAGTTAAGTTTACCTTTGCCTTTCTATTGTCAGCTGTGGTTTCTTCAAATTCCTGGCCTAGCTTGAAGGAGATCTCTGTATCTTTAAAGGTACTTTCAGTTCTTACAGTTATAATATCCCCTTTTTTGCTGATGATCACTCTTGGTTTGGCCAAATCTCCCAGTTTTCTGGTGGCTAATCCCACACCTGAAAATCAAGATACTGTTAGAATTTTGTTGACCAAGAGAACCTCTACCTAAAGGGACTATGGGTGGCCATATTTTATGCTCAGCTGTGCCTCAGCTGTGTAGATGGCAGGTAATAGCACTTACTGCTAAGGACCTTCTCCCATGTTTCATCACCTAATGGAAACACATGTCCACGGActtgaatattttaagttttgttactACAAAAGTAATGCCTGCAGATATTAAAGCTAAAAGTGTTTAGCTTAAATAGTGCAAGTCATCTATTTTTACCACATCCAAACCCATGCTCCATTAAAAACTACTATTTATAGTTTTGTATGGATCATTTCAGACATTTTAGTTTGTATGCATAAATattgtagatatattttttaaatgagactaTGACTTACGCATGCtattctatgattttttccctcagTAGTATATTATGGATATAGAAAAGAATTCCTCCCATATCCTTGATAGAAGctcatttctgaaattttgttGTAGCCCCTAAAATGATCTGTACCATTACAAATGATcattagataaataaaataatttttaaaaaaatttctgcatttaaaaacaaaacaaaattagattCTTAAGTATTATTACTATATTACCCAAGATTACAGAAATACATGGAAAAATAGAAATGTCAAATGAGAGAGATACATGAAGAAAAAGctagttatatataaatatacatatatttacttttatatatacataaagaagTGTGAAGAGTTAGAGCCAATAAAGGATTGTGAATGATACTCTTTCTTCTAATTCtgattaatcattttttatttgatatgatttaGGACAATGCTTTTCAAACTAAACCTCTACAATAGAGACTAAGAATCTACAACACCCCCAGGTGTCCTTATGCActctaaaatttgaaaatgacACAATTAGGAAGTTTTTCATTGAGACTTTCTTATATTGTATTTTGCTTCTTCCTTGGCTATAAAGTGAAGTCCATAAATTTAACCAACCTTATGGTATGGATCTATTCCCGTAAGTTCCCATAGTTTTCCAGGCAACACAACATGATTTTGCTCATTTTATCTAAAAGTAGAACACCTTATATGCTTTCTGAACAGGAAAAATTACAAGTACTTTGATGAGCATAGCAATCTGAGGTCATTGGCTTCACTCTCTACTTATTTATACAGCTCTGGACATTTCCAAAAACTCCTCACACTTTTGTGCTCATATCTatggaaaattctctagaaaTAGTAGCAAATAAAGTTGCTCTACTAACGACTAGACTTTCCATCTCCATCCACTGTTCCATCTCCAGGAAAGCCTGATGTTAGTGTAAGTGAGCTTGAGTTCACTGCCACAacacacttctttttctttcagtaactTTCCTAGACTGTGAATATCCTGCTTTATGAAGAATTCACTTTTTACAAAATCTTTATCCACATAGTTATGTAATAACAGACAACCTAGAGGTAGAGACAGAAAACTTCTGGTATAGCTAAGCATCAAAATTTTAGATAGAGGTTTTCCATTAACTTTAGTATATTCAACTCTTTATTTCATGAGCACTTTAGTTGTTGTAGATCTAACTTTCAGGAAAGCCAGAAAATAGGTTGACTAAGCTTCTAAGATTTCTTTCCTCCAGGTTTGGAACGAAAACCTTATTGATATGAAACTGCCTTTGAAATCAGTGGGCACTCTAGTGCATTTAAGCAGCTCTTATCTGagttaaaatctattaaaattgccacaaataaaatgcaaataaattatcTGATTGACACAACAGAAGATTAATCCCAGAAGAGGATCGTACTTCAACCTGTGCAAACTCCCAGACTCCTGGAAAAGGAGTTAGAAGGAAATAGTCATGCATCTTTCTCAAAAAGGATCCTCTCAATTAGAACAACAGAGAACATTTCTTACCCAAAGCTTTCATGTAATCATCAAAGTTCTCACTGGAGACAAGTTTCCAGGTGCCTAAGAATTTGTTGCTCATTGTGATGGATGAGAATTCAACACAGTGGTAGGTGAGATTCAGGAGACTCAAATGAGATGCTGAAGTCTCAGAAGATTCTTTTCAAAGATGTCCACAGCATGTGACTCTCACAGAGACCCAATGGGGAAAAGCAGTGTCAGGACTGGGCAATGAATGGCTCTTCAATCATCCACTGGGACAAAAGAAAACCTCACATAATGTCTCCTTCAGTTtccaaaaatgtttataaaaatcaatGACAGTACTATTTgaatcttcaaaaaaattttgGTTGCTCTTACATTTTTAAGAAGTGCTTAGGTCCTTAATGCTTTGGAAAAGAGTCTATCAGTTGAGTTCTATACCAAATTAAATTATATGAgcattaatgaatgaatgtgtgtgtgtgtgtgtgtgtgtgtgtgtgtgtatttaggcATCTTGTTCACTCTCAATCCTGAGTCTGCACAATTAAGAATTCTTattgaaagagaataaagagaggaaaaatgtcCATGAGTATTGTGATAACTGCCTCAAATATGTTGTGGGAGAGAAATGCAAGGGAGCAGTGTGAGGAAGTATTCATAGGTAAGGGAGGCTTGGCATAGTTGGCATATTCAAGGCAGTCAGAGTAGGCAGACAATACGGTCAGTCTATTACAGCAGAACACAGAAATTGCTTTCATGGGTGAACAAAAAGTAGCACTATAACACACTCTTTGACCACAGAAAagattttcatcttaaaaaaccTTAGTTCCAAATTAAGCAGGTTCTTGGTTAATACAACAACATTGAGTTTAagtcctttaaaataaatctacaaTTTTAGAAAGGATTTtctacaaaaataatattaatatatattga
The sequence above is a segment of the Globicephala melas chromosome 17, mGloMel1.2, whole genome shotgun sequence genome. Coding sequences within it:
- the LOC115843321 gene encoding myelin P2 protein produces the protein MSNKFLGTWKLVSSENFDDYMKALGVGLATRKLGDLAKPRVIISKKGDIITVRTESTFKDTEISFKLGQEFEETTADNRKAKSVVTLTRGSLNQVQKWNGKETTIKRKLVDGKMVVECKMKDVVCTRIYEKV